One Candidatus Planktophila limnetica DNA segment encodes these proteins:
- the der gene encoding ribosome biogenesis GTPase Der has translation MGIVVAIDGPSGAGKSSTAKLIAHRAGWNYLDTGALYRGVTWLSLEKNEQDPRKLIELLKLFPLRFNCDAQNPILFVGDTDVNDAIRSQEVTDRVSHIAAIPEIRHELLSIQRQYIKIAPRGIIVEGRDIGNVVAPESPLKLYLTADLEARATRREAEIATADVSTEAVKNSLDGRDLIDTTRKASPLQMASDAVLIDSTLLNLEETVERVWELLRERNLLGLPIVAILGRPNVGKSTLINRFIGRREAIVEDTPGVTRDRVQYECEWGGRRFIVMDTGGWESKPDGISIAVSAGAEIAMEQSDVLCFVVDAQIGALDEDDVLVQELRKAKKPIVLIANKVDGEREESDAHSLWNLGLGEPHFVSALHGRGSGDLLDKVVSQLPEVGRAQVQDGYRRVALIGRPNVGKSSLLNALAGEERSIVSEIAGTTRDPVDELITFGGSTWRFIDTAGLRKRSNQASGTDYYASLRTQAAIERCEVAVIVLDASEAISEQDLRILTMAEEAGKAMVIVMNKWDLVDEDRRDQLDREIDRHLDQIEWAQRVNVAAKTGWHRDRLAPALRTAIDSWEKRVPTSKLNSFLGALIGATPPPVRGGKQPKIFYATQAGIAPPKFVVFSSGWIEASYRRFIERRLREEFSFPGTPVQVAIRVKERDKS, from the coding sequence ATCTAGATACTGGCGCACTTTATCGTGGCGTAACGTGGTTAAGTTTAGAAAAGAACGAACAAGACCCAAGAAAACTAATTGAACTTCTTAAATTATTTCCTCTACGTTTCAATTGTGATGCGCAAAATCCAATTCTATTTGTTGGCGATACTGATGTTAATGATGCAATTCGTTCTCAAGAGGTGACTGATCGCGTTAGCCATATTGCAGCTATTCCTGAGATAAGACATGAACTCTTATCGATTCAACGTCAATATATAAAAATTGCGCCACGTGGAATTATTGTCGAAGGACGAGACATAGGAAATGTTGTAGCACCTGAATCTCCATTAAAACTTTATTTAACTGCTGATTTAGAAGCACGCGCCACGCGTAGAGAAGCTGAAATCGCAACGGCCGATGTTTCAACGGAGGCAGTGAAAAACTCTCTAGATGGGCGAGATCTCATTGACACAACGCGTAAAGCCTCGCCCTTGCAGATGGCATCAGATGCGGTTCTTATTGACTCAACGCTTTTAAACCTAGAAGAAACCGTTGAGCGTGTTTGGGAATTACTGCGTGAACGCAATTTACTCGGACTTCCAATTGTGGCAATACTCGGACGACCTAACGTTGGTAAGTCAACATTAATAAATCGATTTATTGGCAGACGAGAAGCAATCGTTGAAGACACCCCTGGTGTTACTCGCGATCGTGTTCAATACGAATGCGAATGGGGTGGACGCAGATTCATCGTGATGGATACCGGCGGATGGGAATCTAAACCCGATGGCATTTCTATTGCGGTCAGTGCCGGAGCTGAGATCGCAATGGAGCAATCCGATGTTTTATGTTTCGTAGTTGATGCACAAATTGGCGCATTAGATGAAGATGATGTTTTAGTTCAGGAACTGCGAAAAGCCAAGAAGCCAATTGTTTTAATCGCAAACAAAGTTGATGGCGAACGCGAAGAATCAGATGCGCACTCATTATGGAACCTGGGATTAGGTGAACCGCATTTTGTTTCTGCTCTACATGGAAGAGGCAGCGGCGATCTTCTAGATAAAGTTGTTTCACAACTACCCGAAGTTGGACGCGCTCAAGTCCAGGATGGATACCGCAGAGTGGCATTGATTGGCCGACCAAATGTTGGGAAATCATCGTTGCTCAACGCATTAGCTGGTGAAGAGCGTTCTATAGTTTCAGAAATTGCTGGCACTACTCGCGATCCAGTTGATGAGTTAATCACTTTTGGTGGTTCAACCTGGCGATTTATTGATACTGCAGGATTGCGAAAGCGCTCTAATCAGGCAAGTGGCACGGATTATTACGCATCACTTCGCACACAAGCCGCTATTGAACGCTGTGAAGTTGCAGTAATTGTCTTAGATGCAAGTGAAGCTATTTCAGAACAGGATTTACGCATCCTTACGATGGCTGAAGAAGCTGGAAAAGCGATGGTTATCGTGATGAATAAGTGGGATTTAGTAGATGAAGACCGTAGAGATCAATTAGATCGCGAAATTGATAGACATCTAGATCAAATTGAATGGGCCCAACGCGTTAATGTCGCTGCCAAGACAGGGTGGCATAGAGACCGATTAGCACCTGCGCTTCGAACCGCTATTGATTCATGGGAAAAACGCGTGCCAACATCGAAACTCAATTCATTCCTGGGAGCTCTGATTGGCGCCACGCCACCACCTGTGCGCGGTGGAAAACAACCCAAGATTTTTTATGCCACTCAGGCAGGTATTGCGCCACCTAAGTTTGTCGTTTTCTCAAGCGGATGGATTGAAGCCTCATACAGACGCTTTATCGAGCGTCGTTTACGTGAAGAATTTTCTTTCCCTGGAACCCCGGTCCAAGTTGCTATCCGTGTGAAAGAACGCGACAAGAGTTAG